In Oryza brachyantha chromosome 1, ObraRS2, whole genome shotgun sequence, the following are encoded in one genomic region:
- the LOC102721504 gene encoding BTB/POZ and MATH domain-containing protein 1-like: MPMAGSTTTGAVQTMSVTAAATGVYDFRFDGYCLTEEFAGATDFYQSEAFSVGGHCWAIRYYPNRQFSWVSLYLVLLSEPADDASVLVHVHATLVDMSGHPTSPRHQDSTSQAFDSGAGEEAELPMEFWKKAVANDNDFFVVRCTVSVLKEPVSFE; the protein is encoded by the coding sequence ATGCCAATGGCGGgatcgacgacgaccggcgccGTGCAAACCATGAGCGTCACCGCCGCGGCGACAGGAGTCTACGACTTTCGCTTCGACGGCTACTGCCTCACCGAGGAgttcgccggcgccaccgacTTCTACCAGTCCGAGGCCTTCTCCGTCGGCGGCCACTGCTGGGCCATCCGCTACTACCCCAACCGCCAGTTCTCCTGGGTGTCCCTCTACCTCGTGCTCCTGAGCGAGCCGGCGGATGATGCTTCCGTGCTCGTTCACGTGCACGCCACGCTGGTTGACATGTCCGGCCACCCTACATCGCCCAGGCATCAGGACAGCACGTCGCAGGCCTTCGACTCCGGCGCCGGGGAAGAGGCTGAGCTGCCGATGGAATTCTGGAAGAAAGCTGTGGCCAACGATAATGACTTCTTCGTCGTGCGGTGCACCGTGTCTGTTCTCAAGGAGCCAGTGTCCTTCGAGTAG
- the LOC102716633 gene encoding auxilin-related protein 2-like, which translates to MDDFVLVDDFGPFKPPAAPASASASVSASHYDDMFDSYFNRSAEPAEPSPSSSAPSPLRPPVFDRPVFDDDDHDAADPFDAIPLFGDVGSGGGGGEGEDFLDSLGKGARADVSEPEVVGFDDDLIPGLGSTKSKTTVGEVEQEPEAAGLVDDFIPEWFAGSTVPTKPAPQVKPKAMGFEDDVVPEFGESTSHHDSPWEEPRTRQEKESISSIKTSVHMPDNPFVTLGLFTDHVDNMGMPTKLESTNLEPPSTASEMSDNSDIFSGVTEPMPSFSFASDKESIFGENRSLDGIHSMSHSIKIPQEKPVQQASAKKVGSIMPEMHIHEPPGTIGFNTLNPLPQNLRDELPEENQCSKMSDDVWLTVSDVVLVTQPTSAPPPLRPPPPLATKQTPTESNTNSAYPYTHNEGYNPFIVSTNTSKTSKIDELEEFVKVKPSNFTSGCTQDLNHRIVGIGQDSSTSAAGFKDWAELKHSKGVNQGNFDSMFTSSQCQEKEIDDKTEFYAYEMENKDGEERLEHEKKQREREEENEREREMMRREQEEQKRREKEKEARHAVEKAIREARERAAVEARMRAEREARQRAERAAVQKAAAEARERAAAEARERAAKVAAEAKQRVAAEEARERAAQAAAEARERAAAEARERIAKASAEARERAAAEAREKAATEARAKAERDAVQKAAAEARRRAERAAVERVAAEARQRAANEARKRAEAEARARENQQKTAQPDLDSFFGMPSRSSSAPRSQTATTNPFDVHPQGFADFGAVRTSSASASPFTQPSSTNLMDDLSSVFGAPSSSNVFQEVDGESEERRQARLERHQRTMERAAKALAEKNERDLQVQREQEERHRISETFDFEIKRWAAGKEGNLRALLSTLQYVLWPECGWRPVSLTDLITAASVKKEYRKATLCIHPDKVQQKGANLQQKYIAEKVFDLLKEAWNKFNSEELF; encoded by the exons ATGGACGACTTCGTCCTCGTCGACGACTTCGGCCCGTTCAAGCCCCCGGCCGCCccagcctccgcctccgcctccgtctcCGCCTCTCACTACGACGACATGTTCGACTCGTACTTCAACCGCTCGGCGGAGCCCGCCGAGCCGTCCCCCTCgtcctccgcgccgtcgccactgCGGCCGCCCGTGTTCGACAGGCCAGtcttcgacgacgacgaccacgacgcCGCCGATCCATTCGACGCGATTCCCTTGTTCGGAGATgtgggcagcggcggcggtggtggtgaaggGGAGGACTTCCTCGATAGCCTCGGGAAGGGCGCGAGGGCAGATGTGAGTGAGCCGGAGGTGGTGGGGTTTGATGATGATTTAATCCCAGGGCTTGGGAGCACCAAGTCGAAGACTACGGTGGGGGAGGTGGAGCAGGAGCCGGAAGCGGCGGGGTTGGTCGACGATTTTATCCCTGAGTGGTTCGCTGGAAGCACGGTGCCGACGAAGCCAGCACCTCAGGTGAAGCCCAAGGCAATGGGGTTTGAAGACGATGTGGTCCCTGAATTTGGCGAAAGCACGAGCCATCACGATTCACCATG GGAGGAGCCTAGAACTAGACAAGAAAAGGAATCAATTTCATCCATTAAAACAAGTGTACACATGCCAGACAATCCTTTTGTCACTCTTGGGCTGTTTACAGATCACGTGGACAACATGGGAATGCCCACAAAGTTGGAAAGCACAAACTTGGAGCCCCCTTCTACTGCCAGTGAGATGTCTGATAATTCTGATATTTTTTCTGGGGTTACAGAACCAATGCCATCATTTTCATTTGCATCTGacaaagaaagtatttttggtGAAAATAGATCTTTAGATGGCATTCACAGCATGAGCCATTCCATTAAAATACCTCAGGAAAAACCAGTCCAACAAGCTTCAGCCAAAAAAGTTGGCAGTATAATGCCAGAGATGCATATCCATGAACCTCCTGGAACCATCGGTTTCAATACTTTAAATCCACTTCCTCAAAATTTGAGGGACGAGTTGCCAGAGGAGAATCAATGTTCCAAAATGTCTGATGACGTGTGGTTAACTGTTTCAGATGTTGTTCTAGTAACACAGCCTACCAGTGCTCCACCTCCTTTGaggcctccacctcctcttgCCACCAAGCAAACACCTACTGAATCCAACACTAATAGTGCATATCCATATACTCATAATGAAGGTTACAATCCTTTTATAGTTTCAACAAACACTTCTAAAACATCCAAAATTGATGAATTGGAAGAATTTGTCAAGGTGAAGCCTTCTAACTTCACCAGTGGTTGCACACAAGATCTAAACCATAGAATAGTTGGGATTGGACAAGATTCATCTACATCTGCTGCAGGTTTCAAGGATTGGGCTGAGCTGAAACACTCTAAAGGGGTGAACCAAGGGAACTTTGATTCGATGTTCACTAGCAGTCAGtgccaagaaaaagaaattgatgaCAAAACAGAGTTCTATGCCTatgaaatggaaaataaagACGGAGAAGAGAGATTAGAGCATGAGAAGAAAcaaagagagagggaagaaGAGAATGAGAGGGAAAGAGAAATGATGAGAAGGGAACAAGAGGAACAAAAGAGGcgtgaaaaagagaaagaggcAAGGCACGCTGTGGAGAAGGCCATACGAGAGGCACGTGAAAGGGCAGCTGTGGAGGCACGCATGCGAGCTGAGAGGGAGGCTCGTCAAAGAGCAGAGCGAGCTGCCGTACagaaagcagcagcagaagcacgggagagagcagcagcagaagcaagGGAGAGAGCTGCAAAGGTTGCTGCAGAAGCGAAGCAAAGGGTGGCTGCTGAGGAGGCTAGGGAAAGGGCTGCTCAAGCTGCAGCAGAAGCCAGGGAAAGGGCCGCAGCAGAAGCAAGGGAAAGAATAGCCAAAGCTTCTGCAGAAGCCAGGGAAAGGGCAGCTGCAGAAGCTAGAGAAAAGGCAGCAACAGAAGCTCGAGCTAAAGCTGAGCGAGATGCTGTTCAGAAAGCTGCAGCAGAAGCACGAAGGAGAGCTGAAAGAGCAGCTGTTGAGAGGGTTGCTGCGGAAGCTCGACAAAGAGCTGCCAATGAAGCTAGAAAAAgagctgaagctgaagcacGTGCGAGAGAAAATCAGCAGAAAACAGCTCAACCTGATCTTGACTCTTTCTTTGGTATGCCTTCTAGATCAAGCAGTGCACCAAGGTCACAGACTGCAACAACA AATCCTTTTGATGTTCATCCTCAAGGGTTTGCTGATTTTGGTGCTGTAAGAACTTCTTCTGCTTCAGCTTCTCCCTTCACACAACCTTCATCAACTAATCTTATGGATGATCTCTCTTCTGTATTTGGAG CACCTTCATCATCTAATGTATTTCAAGAAGTGGATGGAGAGAGTGAAGAAAGAAGGCAGGCAAGATTGGAGCGCCACCAGAGGACCATGGAGCGTGCG GCAAAAGCTCTTGCTGAGAAAAATGAACGTGATTTGCAAGTTCAGCGGGAGCAGGAAGAAAGACAT AGAATTAGTGaaacatttgattttgagATAAAGAGGTGGGCTGCTGGGAAGGAAGGCAACTTACGGGCCTTGTTGTCTACGTTGCAATAT GTTCTTTGGCCTGAATGTGGGTGGCGACCTGTATCATTGACTGATTTAATTACAGCTGCATCTGTCAAGAAAGAATACAGGAAAGCCACATTATGCATCCATCCTGACAAGGTGCAGCAAAAGGGTGCAAATCTTCAACAGAAATACATTGCAGAAAAGGTTTTCGACCTTCTAAAG GAAGCATGGAACAAATTCAACTCGGAGGAACTCTTCTAA